The nucleotide window TTTTTCTTCTGAAAGTTTTTTAATTGAGTCAAATAATTCTGGTAAATTCTTTGCACTTTCAATTGAGTTTTTATTGCTAGAACTTATTTTTTCAGAATAAACATTTGAATACTCAATAATGGATTTTTGCAATTTTGGATCTAAGCTTAAATCGCGCAAATCAAATTCTTCAATTGCTTTTTTAGTTTCTTTTTTAATTTCGCGCAGGTCATTAACTAAATCATATAAATCTTCTAAATTTTGCTTTGGCGATAATGCAACTAAAACTCCTTCAGCAAGATTTTTTGCATATTTAAATTTTTCCCGTTTGTCAAACCTTAATTTGCCATCAAATTTAATAGTCTTTCTTTTTTCGGAAATCCATAAATGAATATGGGGGTGGTTAGTATTGTAATGAACCCCAGCAAAAATATTTAAATCCTTAATTTTTAAATTATTTAATTTTAACCATTTATTTATTTCAGGACTTAAATATTTGCCATGTTCTTCTAACGTTGAAATTTTGTTTTTATGTATTAATTCAATATCTTTAAAACTAATTACATAAGACCAAACTGTTTGATCTTTACTAACTCTTGTGTTTTTTTTAGCTTGCTCAACCGGGACTATTTGGCTCTGGCCATCGGGTAAAATTTGTAATAAATTTTTTTGTAACTCAACTCCATTTCTAAGATCTTTTTTTTGCTTTTCTAAAATTGATTTTAAATAAGAAGCGTATGCTTTTGGCGATTTATCTTCTGCTGTTTCCCAAAAATTTTTAACTAAATAATTATTTTCTTCGGCAATACAAGCATCGAGCCGAGAAATATATTCAAGAAATTCTTTATTGCGATAAATAGCCTCAAATTTGGATCGAATTTCTCAATCTTTAGATCTTGAATTAAAAGCACCTTTAAAAAGCACAAGCACTTCATTTTCGAATCCAGCCATTTTTAAGCTTTCTGTTTATCTATTGTTGCTGATAAAAACATAGATTCTAGTCTTAATTGGGCTCAATCATCGCCTAATAACATTTCTGAATAAAGGGCTGTAACATAGTTAAGTTCTAATTCTTCTAGACCAGTAAGAAAATTAACATTTTCGCTTTTGCCGTATTCAATTAATTTATCTTTGCGATTTTCAAGTAAATTTTTAATTAATTTTTCTTTGAAAATAGTGTCAAATTTTTCTTGATTTATTGTTATCATAATTAGATTTCCTTTACTAAATTTTGTGTTTAATTTTTAAGCTATCAGTTTTAATTTCTTCTGTGTGTGGGTTTAAATCTTGCTTTAAAGCTAATTTGTTGTCATATGACTTAGCAGCAATATTAAAAATTTTAGTAAATTGAATAAATTGGCTTGCTCGAGCATACTGGGCGTATAAATATTCAATTGAATTCATGTCTTGGGTTAAAAAATAATACATTAGCCCTTCGTGTGATTTAGACAATTTTTTAGGTTCCCAAAAATTATCTTTATCTAGTTTAACAAATTGAATATTTTTAAAATATCAGTCAGGCTTTGCTTTTTCAAAATCTAAATCATTAGTTTTTTTAAATTCATTTCTCATTGTTAAGTATGAATTTTTTTCAACCCAACCCGAAAATTTAATTGCATCATTTTTAATTTTTTCAGTAATAATAGGGTTAGTTTTAGAAAGTTCAATTAATTGAATTGATAGTTGTTTAACGATTTGTTCATTTTTTTCATTAGAAAAAAGATTATCTCTATATTTATTGTTTCTTGGCGTATAAGAAAATTTAGAATTAGTTTTTGGTAGTTCATTTAATTTATTGTTAGAAACTAAATATTCAATTAATATTTTTTCACTTTTTTCGATTGGTAAATTTGCGAAATCAGGAATATGTTCTAAAATTAAAGGATATAATTCTGCTTGCTTTAATTTAGAAAGATTTATTTTTATTCCTCAGTATTTTTTGTCTAGTTCCATTGTTAAAACCTCTATTTTTTATTATTTAGCAAAAAAATCTTCTAAAAAGTTTAATTGCTCTTCTTTTGTTACTTCAATATGTTTTTTTGGATCTAAAGGTTGATCTAAATTTGTTTGTTCTTGACTTAAATCCCAGCTATCAAAATCAAATTCATCTAAAATATTTGTAGTATTATTTTGGCTTAAGTCATCTTCTTCAGGTTTGTCAAAATTTGGTTGACTTAAATTTAAAGTTTCAAAATTTTTATCCTTTCTTTTTTCAAATTGTTTTTTTGTTTCAAGTAATTTAAAATCTTCTAAAATTAAGGTTAATTCACGTTTATTATTTTTAACAAAACTTCGAAGCTTACATCTGACTGCCAGAGGCGAACCTTTCGTGATTCATTCAGCTAGTTTTAAAAACTTTTCGTTAAAGCAAAAAATAGTAAAAAAATCGGTTTTAGAATTATCCCCAACTGCTAAATTAAAATAGATGTAATGTTTATTATTAGAGGATTTAAAGTTTACAGAACTCGTTAGTCTACCAATTAAATTGACTTGATTTTCCATCTTAACTCCTTTCTTTCATTATTTATATTCGTGAGGAAATTTTTCATTATTTTTTAAATCTAAAGAATGATTAGGTTTTGAATGATTTTTAGAAATTATTTGATAATCCTCGATTTTAATTTCCAGATAAAAAATTTTTTCGTTTTGAGGATTTTGAAAACTTGAAAGACTAACTGGACCTTGAACAAAAATTAAATCGCCAATTGATATTTCATTAGTTATTTTAGTTTTCGAGCCAAATCCAATAACATAAAAATTAGTAGGTTTTTGACTGTTTTTATTTTTAACTTCAATTTTAAATCTAACAAAATTTAAACTTGAATTGTTGGTTTGGCTGAGAAAAGGAGCTGAAACAACTTGCCCGACAACCAAAACTTTGTTTAACATTATTCTATTCTCCTTAAATTTAGTCTTTTTTTATTTTTTGAACAAGAGCAAAAATGTATTTTTTTTCAAAATCAAGTTCTTTTTGCATTTCAGAATACTTTGAAAAAAGATATTCAATTGAATTATTATTTTTTAAAAATTTAATAAGGACTTCTTTTCCCGATTTTGCATAATCAAAAATTTCATTATTTTTTATTTGTATAAAATTTATATCCTCATCTATTTCTAAATTAATATTTTGAATCATTGCTAATTCAACAGGTTTTCAATCTCCAAAATTTTCTGCTTCATCTAAAATATTTAGAAATAATTCTTTGTCTTTGCCTGTTTCAAAATCTTCAATTATTGTTTTTATTAATTCATCAAGAATAAAATTTTTTGTTTCTTTATTCAAATCTTCAAGCTGCCCTTTGAAATTTATGTATTTATCATCGAAAGGAAATTTTCGAGTTAAAAAACACACACGATTTCTAGTTTGCAAAAAACTATTTAAAAAACTTAAATTTTCTTTGCTATTTTCTTTGAAATAAAATTCTAGAACTTCATATTTATTTTTTGCAAAAATGAAGTTGCTAAAACTTTTATCAACTTTAATTCAATTACTAGAAATTAGAAAACCGAGATTACTAATTATTTGCTTTGCAATAACAATATCTATTTCATTTAATTCGACTTGTTGTTTTATTAGTTTTATAAAATCGCTTTTATTTACTCAACCATTTTCAAAAATTTGATTCTCAAAAGTTGTTCAAATCAAATTAATTTCATTCTCTGGTAAAAAATATAAATTTTCCGGAACAAAGTTGTTACTAAGCATAATAAAAAAACCTCTTTTTAAGAGGCTTAAAATGTTCACAAATTTTAACAGCTTACAAAAATGCTTGGTATAAAATAAAATTATGTTATAATAGTTCTCGCTAAGAATAAATTAATAAATTTTGGTATTGAATTAAGGGGGAATTAGTTATGTTTTTCACATAAAAAAAATCAGAAAATCTGAATTTTCCATTATGTTTTTAAATATAATGGATTGCCTTAAATTTACCCGTTTAGAAATCTATAAATTTAAGGATTTTGGTTATTGTTCTT belongs to Mesomycoplasma ovipneumoniae and includes:
- a CDS encoding single-stranded DNA-binding protein — encoded protein: MENQVNLIGRLTSSVNFKSSNNKHYIYFNLAVGDNSKTDFFTIFCFNEKFLKLAEWITKGSPLAVRCKLRSFVKNNKRELTLILEDFKLLETKKQFEKRKDKNFETLNLSQPNFDKPEEDDLSQNNTTNILDEFDFDSWDLSQEQTNLDQPLDPKKHIEVTKEEQLNFLEDFFAK
- a CDS encoding single-stranded DNA-binding protein, translating into MLNKVLVVGQVVSAPFLSQTNNSSLNFVRFKIEVKNKNSQKPTNFYVIGFGSKTKITNEISIGDLIFVQGPVSLSSFQNPQNEKIFYLEIKIEDYQIISKNHSKPNHSLDLKNNEKFPHEYK